The Rahnella aquatilis CIP 78.65 = ATCC 33071 genomic sequence CCTGCGTCAGGTGAATTTCACGCTGGAAGGCGGCTCCGTTCATGCCTTAGTCGGGGCGAATGGCGCGGGGAAATCAACGCTGATGGCCGTGCTTTCCGGCACACATGAGCATTACACCGGGCAGATCACCATCGACGGTGAGGCAGTAAATATCCGTCTTCCCCATCATGCCCGCCAGCACGGGATCCACCTGGTACAACAGGAAGTGGATGTTGCGCTGGTGCCGACGCTCAATGTCGCCGAAAACATCATGCTGGACCGGCTGTCCGAGCCGGGCCATTTGCACAACTGGTCGCAGCTATACCATCAGGCGCAGTTGCTGACCGACCAGCTTGGGCTGAACATCAGCCTGCGGGCGCGGATCGAAAGCTGCACACTGGCCGAGAAACAACTGATTTTGCTGGCACGTGCGTTATCGCATAAATGCCGCTTTCTGATCCTCGATGAACCGACCGCGCCGCTGGATCAGGCGGAAAGTGCCCGCCTGTTCGCGCTGGTGCGCAAGCTGAAAGCCGCCGGAATGGCGATCGTATTTATCTCGCACCGCATCCATGAACTGCGCGATATCTGCGACCGCATGACGGTGCTGCGTGACGGACGTCTGGTCAGCGATGACAGCATGGACGGTCTGAGCAATGAACACATTATCGAGAAAATGATCGGCCATCAGCTCGACGATATTTATCCACCGCGCCGCCCGCCGCACAGTGGTGAAACGCTGCTAAGCATTCAGGGAATGCACGATAAAGACAAACTGCGCGATATCTCGCTGCGCCTGCATCGCGGGGAAATTCTCGGGATTGCCGGGCTGGCCGGTGCCGGAAAAACTGAACTGTGCAAAGCACTGTTCGGCGCGACGCCGAGTCAGGTCGACAGCGGTGAACTGAATGGCAAACCCTGGAAGCCAAAAGAGCCGCATCTTTCTGTGGAACAGGGACTGGCGTTAGTGCCGGAAGAAAGGCGCAAGGAAGGGATTTTCATTGACGAAAATATCCCGATGAACCTGAGTGTCACGGCTGACGATACGTTTTCGCGCTGGAGTATTTTCAGTACGCGGCAGTCGCTGTCATGGGCAAAAGACATTATCGGCCGTTTAGGCATTCGCGCTTCCGGGCCGATGCAGAAGCTGGCACGGCTTTCCGGCGGCAATCAGCAAAAGGTTGCCATCGGGAAATGGCTGCGCAGTGAGAGTCAGGTGCTGATTTTCGACGAACCGACCAAAGGCGTGGACATCAAGGCCAAAACGGACGTGTTCAGGCTGATCGACGGCCTGGCGCAACAGGGAAAAGGCATTATTTATGCTTCCGGTGAGTTCGCCGAACTGGTCGGTTTATGCGACCGCATTCTGGTGTTATGGGATGGCCGTATCGTCGCCGAACTGAACGCCGCAGACGTCGACGAAGAAACCTTATTAGTCTATTCAACCGGAGGAATACCCGCGTGAACAAAGCCGTGGTGAGTAAAGAAAACGTGCCCGACGCCCGCCTGCCGTGGCGTCATCAGCTGTTTGAATTTTTGTATAAATGGGGCATGTTGCTGACCGTGGTATTGCTGATCGCCGCGTTTGGCCTGGCCTCAGATAATTTCCTCGAACCGTCGAACATCATCAACATTTTGCGTTCAATTGCTATCGTGACGGTGATTGCCATCGGCGTGTCGATTTCCCTGGCGGTCGGCGGCTTCGATTTATCGGTCGGTTCAACGGCGTCGCTCGCCAATGCGCTGGTGATTTCGATGTTCGTCTGGCACGGTTTCGGCACCACCGAAGCGATACTGATCACGCTGGCGTTGTGTACGCTGGTCGGACTGTTCAATGCCTTTCTGATCGTCATCCTGAAAATTCCTGACATGCTGGCGACGCTCGCCAGTCTGTTCGTGATCCAGGGTGCGGCCATGACCTACAGCTATGGCGGTTCGATCACTGAAAATATGTTATTGCCCAGCGGTGACATGGCTGAAGGCACGGTGCCTGCGGTGTTCAGCCTGCTCGGACAGGTGCCGGTGATTGTGATCGTGATGGCCGTCGTGACCCTTGCGGTACAATTGTTTATGTCACTGACCAAACATGGCCGCCGTATGTACGCCATCGGCGGTAACCCGCTGGCCGCGCGTCTGGCCGGGATCCGCACCGCCCGTTATCGTGTTATCGCTTACGTGATGTCATCGGTACTGGCCGGTGCCGGCGGGATTTTGCTGGCCTCACGCATTGGTTCTTCGCAGGTGAATGCCGGTGGCGGTTATCTGATGGACGCCGTTGCCGCCGCGTATATCGGTTTTTCACTGGCGGGTTCCGGTAAGCCTAATGCGCTCGGCACACTGCTTGGTGCGGTGATTTTGGGCGTGCTGTCGAACGGGCTGGTGATGCTGTCAGTGCCGTATTATGCGATGGATATCATCAAAGGGTTAGTGCTGGCGGTGGCGTTAGCGCTGACGTATATCCAGAAACGGTGATTTTTTTGGGTTCGGCACCCAAACTGGCCCTTAAGGTCAACACCTTGGGTCAAGGTCGTGGGCTCGCCGCCCACACGGGCCAAGACCTTGGGTTGCCACCCAAACTGGCCTCAAGGGTGGCTTATCGCCACCACCCTTGAGAATCCCGGGCTCTTTTAACTGCGCGCTCCGCTCGCTGGCTATGTTTCAGAGACCACAGCGACAGGCTGGAAATCTTGCCGCTTTGCGGTACCTTCTCTCGGTCCTGGAGCCTCAGGTCTCCAGGCCGCTCCGTTCAGCAAGATTTCTGAAACGCCCGCACGATCTTAAATTCAAAGGCAGACAGTTTTTAGATTTCAAAATCAGTCAGGTTGTGAATTAAGAGCCTGAGGCCGGTTCCAAAATACCGCCGGACGAGAGGTGGAAAACCGCGCATCTTTTTGCGCGGGTTGTAACCCGATGGGAGGGAACCGCGCAGCGGCGGGATTTTGCGGCTATCACTGCGGCTGATGAAACATAGTCAGCGAGCGGAGCGCGCAGTGAAAGAGCCCGGGGGGTCTTGGGGGGTGGCGGCGATAGGCCGCCCCCCAAGTCGGTGTGGGCCGACGCCCACGACCTTGAATTTGAAGTTAAAACCGCCCCTGATTCGGTCAAAATCAGATCACACCAGCACCTTATACATCACACTGGTCGATTCCAGCTTTCCCCCCGTCGACATCGCATAGTGCGGGATCGTTCCGCTCAGGGTAAAACCCAGATTTTCATACAACGTCTGCGCCGGACTGCCGGTGACGGTATCGAGCACCAGCAGTGTTTTGCCCTCTTCCCGTGCCAGGGCTTCGACCGCCATCATCAGTTTTCGGGCGATACCTTTGCGCCGCCCGTCAGGATGCACCATCAGTTTCACCACATCACCGCGATGCGCGCCGTTGGCAGGTTGATCGACGACAAGCTGCACGGTACCCGCAATTTTTCCCCCCAGACGCGCCACCAGCAGACGTTTTTCGCCACGCTCAAAAGCCGGTAACAACTTTTGCCAGAACGCCTGCGCCTGCACAAAACCGAAAGGCAGAATAAAACCGATGCTGGCACCCAGCGCCACGGACTGCATCAGCGTTTCAGCCAGCGCATCCCGATCACCTGGCGACAATACGCCGCCCTGTACTTCACTGACCACCACTTCATTGCTGTTTTGCATAACGTTAAACCTTACTCAGTCAGACATTAAGGACGTGAAATGACGATGGCATAGCGGGCATCTGCCGGGCCGGGCACCTTGAAAGAGGTGCTGCCGTGGAGATGAAACCGCAGGCAGTCGCCCGGTTCAAGCCGGTAGCTGCGGCCATCAAGCGTGAATTCCAGAATGCCTTCCAGCATCCAGATATGCTGTTCAAGACCCTCTACCGGCGGTGCGTCGTAAGTAATGCTGGCGCCAGCCTTCAGCACACCGGACATCAGCTCAGCGCGAAAACCCGGTGCCGGTGCGGAAACGGAACGACGCTCAAAACCGGTTGCCCGGTCATGCCACACCGGTTGTTGCGATGCGCGGATAAGCTCCGGGGGATTATCTTCCAGCGCCATCAGCAAACGGGAAGTGGTCAGCCCGTAAGCCGCACTCAGTTTGCCCAGCAACGAGGCCGTCGGGCTGGTTTCTGCCCGCTCCACGCGTGAAAGTGTCGCGCGGCTGATGCCGGTCATCTGCGCCAGTTGTTCAAGTGACCAGCCCTGGCTGACGCGTAATTCTGCCAGCCGTTCCGCCAGACGGAGATCGTGATTGTCCTGGCCTTCTCCCATTTTCTTACCCTGCCGTAAAATCTCAATACAGGGAAAATATCTCTTATATGAGAACGCTGCAAGTTAAAAAAGTGTAACCAAAAGGATTTTCCAAGTTGTACAAAAATAATAAAGTTGTACAACTTTAAGATGTGGCGCTAGAGTGAGCTTATAAGTGGTATGAATATTTGGATGGAAATATGTCTCTGTACAGCATCGGTGAAGTCGCCCGAATTTGTGGTATCAACCCGGTCACGTTGCGTGCCTGGCAGCGGCGTTATGGCCTGCTGAAGCCACAGCGCACAGAGGGTGGCCATCGTCTGTTTAATGATGATGATCTCGATACCATCCGCACCATTCTGGGCTGGATCAATCGCGGTATTCCGGTTGGTCAGGTGAAATCTTTGCTGGAAGGTAAAGTGGACGCGCTACCCGGTGGCTGGTCGCAGTCAGAACATCAGTTGCTGACTGCCTTACAGGATGGTCGTCCGCAAAAAGTTCGTCAGCTGATGATGGAATTCGGTCGAGAATATCCGGCGGCCACATTTGTGAAGAACGTGCTTCGCCCGCTGCGTGAACGCCTGAGTTCCGGCGATGCGCGACTGCTGATGTTACGCAGCCAGCTTGACGGGCTGATCATTGAACACGCAGTGATGTGTATGAACGCTGCCCGTAAACGCCCCGGAGCGGTTGCCACACTGATCGGCTGGGGACATACAGACAGCACCGAATTGTGGCTTGAAGCCATCGTGCGCTGCGAAGAAGGTTTTCAGATCGAGATATTACCGGTTCCGCTCAGCGAACCGTATCTGGAAAACCTGAGCGGTTCGCAAATTCTGTTGTGGTCCGAAGGCAAGCTGACGCAGGTCCAGCGCCAGCGCCTGCAGAACTGGATGGATCAGGGGTTGTCGATCATGCTGCTGGGCAGTTCTGCGGTTCTGCTTGGCGCAGAAGAAACAGACGCAGAGGAAGGCGGGTTCAGCGAACGTCTCCGGGGCGGTGATCCTCATGCCAGTCTTCATACCGGGCCAGTTCGCCAGAAAGGAAAAAATAATGACTAAACATTTTCCTGAGTCCGCAATCCCTGACGATGTTCTGGTGCGACTGTGCGAATTTTATCGCCATCTCGATATCACCCGCCTGCCGCTGCTTTCCCGTATTTATCATCCGCAGGTGGTGTTTACCGATCCGGTTTCGCATTACGAAGGGGTCGATGCGCTGGAACACTACTTTGCGCAATTGCTTAAAAAAGTGAATGACTGCCGTTTCGAGATCCAGCCTCCGCTTATC encodes the following:
- a CDS encoding sugar ABC transporter ATP-binding protein, producing the protein MRNISISFAGFPALRQVNFTLEGGSVHALVGANGAGKSTLMAVLSGTHEHYTGQITIDGEAVNIRLPHHARQHGIHLVQQEVDVALVPTLNVAENIMLDRLSEPGHLHNWSQLYHQAQLLTDQLGLNISLRARIESCTLAEKQLILLARALSHKCRFLILDEPTAPLDQAESARLFALVRKLKAAGMAIVFISHRIHELRDICDRMTVLRDGRLVSDDSMDGLSNEHIIEKMIGHQLDDIYPPRRPPHSGETLLSIQGMHDKDKLRDISLRLHRGEILGIAGLAGAGKTELCKALFGATPSQVDSGELNGKPWKPKEPHLSVEQGLALVPEERRKEGIFIDENIPMNLSVTADDTFSRWSIFSTRQSLSWAKDIIGRLGIRASGPMQKLARLSGGNQQKVAIGKWLRSESQVLIFDEPTKGVDIKAKTDVFRLIDGLAQQGKGIIYASGEFAELVGLCDRILVLWDGRIVAELNAADVDEETLLVYSTGGIPA
- a CDS encoding ABC transporter permease — encoded protein: MSKENVPDARLPWRHQLFEFLYKWGMLLTVVLLIAAFGLASDNFLEPSNIINILRSIAIVTVIAIGVSISLAVGGFDLSVGSTASLANALVISMFVWHGFGTTEAILITLALCTLVGLFNAFLIVILKIPDMLATLASLFVIQGAAMTYSYGGSITENMLLPSGDMAEGTVPAVFSLLGQVPVIVIVMAVVTLAVQLFMSLTKHGRRMYAIGGNPLAARLAGIRTARYRVIAYVMSSVLAGAGGILLASRIGSSQVNAGGGYLMDAVAAAYIGFSLAGSGKPNALGTLLGAVILGVLSNGLVMLSVPYYAMDIIKGLVLAVALALTYIQKR
- a CDS encoding GNAT family N-acetyltransferase, translating into MQNSNEVVVSEVQGGVLSPGDRDALAETLMQSVALGASIGFILPFGFVQAQAFWQKLLPAFERGEKRLLVARLGGKIAGTVQLVVDQPANGAHRGDVVKLMVHPDGRRKGIARKLMMAVEALAREEGKTLLVLDTVTGSPAQTLYENLGFTLSGTIPHYAMSTGGKLESTSVMYKVLV
- a CDS encoding helix-turn-helix domain-containing protein, encoding MGEGQDNHDLRLAERLAELRVSQGWSLEQLAQMTGISRATLSRVERAETSPTASLLGKLSAAYGLTTSRLLMALEDNPPELIRASQQPVWHDRATGFERRSVSAPAPGFRAELMSGVLKAGASITYDAPPVEGLEQHIWMLEGILEFTLDGRSYRLEPGDCLRFHLHGSTSFKVPGPADARYAIVISRP
- a CDS encoding MerR family transcriptional regulator, which gives rise to MSLYSIGEVARICGINPVTLRAWQRRYGLLKPQRTEGGHRLFNDDDLDTIRTILGWINRGIPVGQVKSLLEGKVDALPGGWSQSEHQLLTALQDGRPQKVRQLMMEFGREYPAATFVKNVLRPLRERLSSGDARLLMLRSQLDGLIIEHAVMCMNAARKRPGAVATLIGWGHTDSTELWLEAIVRCEEGFQIEILPVPLSEPYLENLSGSQILLWSEGKLTQVQRQRLQNWMDQGLSIMLLGSSAVLLGAEETDAEEGGFSERLRGGDPHASLHTGPVRQKGKNND
- a CDS encoding nuclear transport factor 2 family protein; the encoded protein is MTKHFPESAIPDDVLVRLCEFYRHLDITRLPLLSRIYHPQVVFTDPVSHYEGVDALEHYFAQLLKKVNDCRFEIQPPLIRGDEASLFWRMEFSHPALKKGQALFLDGASHLRMNENLIICQRDYYDLGAMLYEHIPVLGGVVRAVKARLK